One Arachis hypogaea cultivar Tifrunner chromosome 2, arahy.Tifrunner.gnm2.J5K5, whole genome shotgun sequence genomic window, aaaattaaaaaactaaatcagAATCAACAACTCAACCATAGAATCAAGAACACGCCAAccacaaataaattaaacaatgatCAAGAGCAGAAACACAACAAATAAAGagcaacaaataataataatatagcaaTAGTACAAAATCAAGAGCAGaaacacaacaacaaataaaataaaaatagaacaacAAATAAAATGAACAATGATCAGTGAACCAGCAATCAGAACAATGAATCAATAACAAGTAAAGCAATAAAACAATAGAACAGGATGGATGGATGTTCCGTTGTGCTCAATAACTGTCTAATCTATATCAACTACTTATTTGTtcttataattatgcattatgagTTTGGATCAAAGAACATCTAAATCACAGGATTATTATGTTGATGACAATAACTTTTCTTTGTTCTTGTTCACCATAAACAACTACCCTATGTTGGCTCTCtacccttttttttatgttgaaCCTTTAAATTCCTTTTCTAGTGAATAGAAGAATCTAACAATGATGAAGTTAGTTCAGAGACTGAAGAGCGGTatgataaatatttaaataattacatACCTAACTCGGAGGCAACCACCCAAAACAAGGAAGAGCTTTCTATGTTAATTGTTAAGGACATCCTCTGAGCTTGAACATTGAACCATGAACAGTGAACAACATAACAACAATCAGAATCAATTTCAGGAAATCAACAAGAAGTAAATTAAACCATGAACAACAATCAGACGCAATttcagtaaatcaacaacaaataaattaaaccatgAACAAAAACCAGCAACAAATATATACTGAAATGGAAATTGAAcaacaatatacaaaaatcaacaacaaattaAACCAAGAACAAAAATCAGCAACAAATATACACTGAAACAGAAATTGAACAACAATGAATCAATGATTATTGAACAGAAATTGAATACCTGAATTGGAGGCTCCATATCTGATTTGACTCGGTGGCTGGGTGGCAGGTGCTGTCCGCGTCTCCGCGAGACCAGAAACGATGCTGTGGGTGGCGGCGGGGGTGGTGCTGGCTCCGCGACGATGGTGTTGGCTGGTGCTGTCCGCGAGGAGGTGCTGGGACGAAGGGTTCGGCGGTGCTGTGTGAAAGACTGGAAGGGTTCGGCGGCGCTGGGAGGTGGTGAGAGGAAGGGGTTCGTCGGCGCAGGGAGATGGTGGGAGGAAGCGGTTCACGCAAGTTGGGAGTGGGTTTCGAGAGTAGAGAGCGCAGAGTGAATGTGAGGGTTGGCGGCTAGCCGGCTAGGTTAGGTCATGTTGTGGGGGGTGGGGGAGGGTTGGTTTTGTTTTTGAACCGGTTCGGTTAGGGTTTTCATTGTCAGAACCGAAAATCGAACCGAACCGCAA contains:
- the LOC112762457 gene encoding uncharacterized protein gives rise to the protein MNLLVHLYKNIDSNRGVIGSPASRQPSHSLCALYSRNPLPTCVNRFLPPSPCADEPLPLTTSQRRRTLPVFHTAPPNPSSQHLLADSTSQHHRRGASTTPAATHSIVSGLAETRTAPATQPPSQIRYGASNSAQRMSLTINIESSSLFWVVASELGKFWFRVDSELFSLEEDFGSCSRS